Proteins from a genomic interval of Streptomyces sp. Tu6071:
- a CDS encoding ATP synthase subunit C, giving the protein MSALQTLAADTVTGSLGSLGYGLAAIGPGVGVGIIFGNGTQALARQPEAAGLIRANQILGFAFCEALALIGLVMPFVYGT; this is encoded by the coding sequence ATGTCCGCTCTCCAGACCCTCGCCGCTGACACCGTCACCGGCTCGCTGGGCTCGCTCGGCTACGGCCTCGCCGCCATCGGCCCCGGCGTCGGCGTCGGCATCATCTTCGGCAACGGCACCCAGGCGCTCGCCCGCCAGCCCGAAGCGGCCGGCCTGATCCGCGCCAACCAGATCCTCGGCTTCGCCTTCTGTGAGGCGCTCGCGCTCATCGGTCTGGTCATGCCGTTCGTCTACGGCACCTGA
- a CDS encoding MraY family glycosyltransferase, with protein MAARSVGKPVREYLLTLCITMAVTYLLTGPVRKFAIVAGAMTEIRARDVHREPTPRLGGIAMFAGLCAGLLVADHLTNLNSVFTSSHEPRALLSGAAIIWIVGVLDDKYEIDALVKLGGQLIAAGVMVVQGLTILWLPIPGEGTILLSAWQGNLLTVALVLVTVNAVNFVDGLDGLAAGMVCIAATAFFLYAYRIWYGHAIEAAAPATLFSAILIGMCLGFLPHNMPPARIFMGDSGSMLIGLVLAAGGISITGQVEPDALNLFTGSERASVHEMVPSYIPLLLPLSIIAVPAVDLVLAVVRRTWRGQSPFAADRGHLHHRLLQLGHSKSRAVLIMYFWCALISFGTLAYSVNSASMWIVLAIMAGSAVGLVLLLLPRFQPRVPHWAEKAVPPRYRRRRAALRRARAEAAAAAVDEAASGGAAPARTAHGATALGAYEKRDPAHSAGSRH; from the coding sequence ATGGCCGCTCGATCTGTGGGGAAGCCCGTGCGTGAATACCTGCTGACGCTCTGCATCACGATGGCGGTGACCTATCTGCTGACCGGACCGGTGCGGAAGTTCGCCATCGTGGCGGGCGCCATGACCGAGATCCGGGCCCGGGACGTGCACCGCGAGCCCACCCCCCGCCTCGGGGGCATCGCGATGTTCGCGGGGCTGTGCGCGGGGCTGCTCGTCGCCGACCACCTCACGAACCTCAACAGTGTCTTCACGAGTTCGCACGAACCGAGGGCGCTGCTCTCGGGCGCCGCGATCATCTGGATCGTCGGCGTGCTCGACGACAAGTACGAGATCGACGCCCTCGTGAAGCTCGGCGGCCAGCTCATCGCGGCCGGTGTCATGGTCGTCCAGGGCCTCACCATCCTGTGGCTGCCGATCCCGGGCGAGGGCACGATCCTGCTGAGCGCCTGGCAGGGCAATCTGCTCACGGTCGCGCTCGTCCTCGTCACGGTCAACGCGGTCAACTTCGTGGACGGGCTCGACGGCCTCGCGGCCGGGATGGTCTGCATCGCCGCGACCGCGTTCTTCCTGTACGCCTACCGCATCTGGTACGGGCACGCCATCGAGGCGGCGGCCCCCGCGACGCTCTTCTCGGCGATCCTCATCGGCATGTGCCTCGGCTTCCTGCCGCACAACATGCCACCGGCGAGGATCTTCATGGGCGACTCGGGCTCGATGCTCATCGGGCTCGTGCTCGCCGCGGGCGGCATCTCGATCACGGGGCAGGTCGAGCCGGACGCCCTCAACCTCTTCACGGGCTCGGAGCGCGCCTCGGTCCACGAGATGGTGCCCTCGTACATCCCGCTGCTGCTGCCCCTGTCGATCATCGCGGTGCCCGCCGTGGACCTCGTGCTCGCGGTGGTGCGGCGCACGTGGCGCGGGCAGTCGCCGTTCGCCGCCGACCGGGGCCACCTCCACCACCGTCTGTTGCAGCTCGGGCACTCCAAGTCCCGTGCCGTGCTGATCATGTACTTCTGGTGCGCGCTCATCTCCTTCGGGACGCTCGCCTACTCGGTGAACTCGGCCTCGATGTGGATCGTGCTCGCGATCATGGCGGGGAGCGCGGTGGGCCTCGTCCTGCTCCTGCTGCCGCGCTTCCAGCCCCGCGTGCCCCACTGGGCGGAGAAGGCCGTGCCGCCGCGCTACCGGCGGCGCAGGGCGGCACTGCGGCGGGCCAGGGCCGAGGCAGCAGCGGCGGCGGTCGACGAGGCGGCGTCCGGGGGGGCCGCTCCGGCGCGTACCGCCCACGGGGCGACGGCACTCGGCGCGTACGAGAAGCGGGACCCCGCGCACTCGGCGGGCTCGCGGCACTGA
- the atpA gene encoding F0F1 ATP synthase subunit alpha — MAELTIRPEEIRDALENFVQSYKPDAASREEVGTVTTAGDGIARIEGLPSAMANELLKFEDGTLGLALNLEEREIGAIVLGEFSGVEEGQPVTRTGEVLSVGVGDGYLGRVVDPLGNPIDGLGEIATSGRRALELQAPTVMQRKSVHEPMETGYKAVDAMTPIGRGQRQLIIGDRQTGKTALAVDTIINQRGNWESGDPKKQVRCIYVAIGQKGSTIASVRGALEEAGALEYTTIVASPASDPAGFKYLAPYTGSAIGQHWMYEGKHVLIIFDDLSKQADAYRAVSLLLRRPPGREAYPGDVFYLHSRLLERCAKLSDDLGAGSMTGLPIVETKANDVSAFIPTNVISITDGQCFLESDLFNAGQRPALNVGISVSRVGGSAQHKAMKQVSGRLRLDLAQYRELESFAAFGSDLDAASKAQLGRGQRLVELLKQDQYQPMATEDQVVSVWSATTGLMDEVPVADIRRFESELLGWLHQTRQPLMTSIKEGGKMSDDTLTAVGDAVKDFKKQFQTSDGQLLGDDASATAAK; from the coding sequence ATGGCGGAGCTCACGATCCGGCCGGAGGAGATCCGGGACGCACTGGAGAACTTCGTCCAGTCGTACAAGCCGGACGCGGCCTCGCGCGAGGAGGTCGGCACTGTCACCACCGCGGGCGACGGCATCGCCCGCATCGAGGGGCTGCCCTCGGCGATGGCGAACGAACTGCTGAAGTTCGAGGACGGCACACTCGGCCTCGCCCTCAACCTTGAGGAGCGCGAGATCGGTGCCATCGTCCTCGGCGAGTTCAGCGGCGTCGAGGAGGGGCAGCCGGTCACGCGTACCGGCGAGGTCCTCTCGGTCGGTGTCGGCGACGGCTACCTCGGCCGTGTCGTCGACCCGCTGGGCAACCCGATCGACGGCCTCGGCGAGATCGCGACCAGCGGTCGCCGCGCGCTGGAGCTTCAGGCTCCCACCGTCATGCAGCGCAAGTCGGTCCACGAGCCGATGGAGACGGGCTACAAGGCCGTCGACGCCATGACCCCGATCGGCCGCGGCCAGCGTCAGCTGATCATCGGCGACCGCCAGACCGGCAAGACCGCGCTGGCCGTCGACACGATCATCAACCAGCGGGGCAACTGGGAGTCGGGCGACCCCAAGAAGCAGGTCCGCTGCATCTACGTCGCCATCGGCCAGAAGGGCTCCACCATCGCCTCGGTGCGCGGTGCCCTCGAAGAGGCCGGCGCGCTGGAGTACACGACGATCGTCGCCTCGCCGGCCTCCGACCCGGCCGGCTTCAAGTACCTCGCCCCGTACACCGGCTCGGCCATCGGCCAGCACTGGATGTACGAGGGCAAGCACGTCCTGATCATCTTCGACGACCTGTCGAAGCAGGCCGACGCCTACCGCGCCGTCTCCCTCCTGCTGCGTCGCCCGCCGGGGCGCGAGGCGTACCCGGGTGACGTCTTCTACCTGCACTCGCGTCTCCTGGAGCGCTGCGCGAAGCTCTCCGACGACCTGGGCGCGGGTTCGATGACGGGTCTGCCGATCGTCGAGACGAAGGCCAACGACGTCTCGGCGTTCATCCCGACCAACGTCATCTCCATCACCGACGGCCAGTGCTTCCTGGAGTCCGACCTCTTCAACGCCGGTCAGCGCCCCGCGCTGAACGTCGGTATCTCGGTCTCCCGCGTCGGTGGCTCCGCCCAGCACAAGGCGATGAAGCAGGTCTCGGGCCGTCTGCGCCTGGACCTCGCGCAGTACCGCGAGCTGGAGTCCTTCGCGGCCTTCGGTTCCGACCTGGACGCGGCCTCCAAGGCGCAGCTCGGTCGCGGTCAGCGCCTGGTGGAGCTGCTCAAGCAGGACCAGTACCAGCCGATGGCCACCGAGGACCAGGTCGTCTCCGTCTGGTCCGCCACCACCGGCCTCATGGACGAGGTTCCCGTCGCGGACATCCGCCGCTTCGAGAGCGAGCTGCTCGGCTGGCTGCACCAGACGCGTCAGCCGCTCATGACCTCCATCAAGGAGGGCGGCAAGATGTCCGACGACACCCTCACGGCGGTCGGCGACGCGGTCAAGGACTTCAAGAAGCAGTTCCAGACCTCGGACGGCCAGCTGCTGGGCGACGACGCCTCCGCGACCGCCGCCAAGTGA
- a CDS encoding F0F1 ATP synthase subunit delta produces the protein MNGASREALSAAVQRLDALTDSTSADATTLAEELTATTTLLDREVSLRRVLTDPAQPAEAKAQLAQRLLGGQVSGPTADLVAGLVRSRWSRSRDFTDALEELANLAELTAAQRAGGLDDVEDEIFRFGRIVVSDHALRAALTDDSAPAEARAGLVRNLLAGRAHASTERLLARLVAHPRGRSLESGLETLARLAAERRNRLVAVVTSAVPLSDAQRDRLARSLAKLYGKELHLNLDVDPEVLGGIRVQIGDEVINGSLADRIEEVSRRMAG, from the coding sequence ATGAACGGAGCGAGCCGCGAGGCGCTGTCGGCCGCGGTCCAGCGTCTCGACGCGCTGACGGACTCGACGTCCGCCGACGCCACGACGCTGGCCGAGGAGCTGACGGCGACCACCACGCTGCTCGACCGCGAGGTGTCCCTGCGTCGGGTCCTCACCGACCCGGCGCAGCCCGCCGAGGCCAAGGCGCAGCTCGCCCAGCGCCTGCTCGGCGGCCAGGTCAGCGGTCCGACCGCCGACCTCGTCGCCGGTCTGGTGCGCTCCCGCTGGTCGCGTTCGCGCGACTTCACGGACGCCCTGGAGGAGCTGGCGAACCTCGCCGAGCTGACCGCCGCGCAGCGGGCCGGCGGCCTGGACGACGTGGAGGACGAGATCTTCCGCTTCGGCCGGATCGTCGTCTCCGACCACGCGCTGCGTGCCGCGCTCACCGACGACTCGGCCCCGGCCGAGGCGCGTGCGGGCCTGGTGCGCAACCTCCTCGCGGGCCGTGCCCACGCGAGCACCGAGCGTCTCCTCGCCCGGCTCGTGGCACATCCCCGAGGACGTAGCCTGGAAAGCGGACTGGAAACGCTCGCCCGGCTCGCCGCCGAGCGCCGCAACCGGCTCGTGGCCGTGGTCACCTCCGCGGTACCCCTCAGCGACGCCCAGCGCGACCGCCTGGCGCGGTCCCTGGCGAAGCTGTACGGCAAGGAGCTGCACCTCAACCTCGATGTGGACCCGGAAGTCCTCGGTGGCATCCGCGTCCAGATCGGCGACGAGGTCATCAACGGCTCTCTCGCCGACCGCATCGAGGAGGTCAGCCGCCGGATGGCGGGCTGA
- the atpD gene encoding F0F1 ATP synthase subunit beta, producing the protein MTTSVETAVATGRVARVIGPVVDVEFPVDAMPDIYNALHVDIDDPAEEGTRKTLTLEVAQHLGDGLVRAISMQPTDGLVRQAAVTDTGEGIKVPVGDFTKGKVFNTLGEVLNKPEENANIGERWAIHRTAPRFDELESKTEMFETGIKVIDLLTPYVKGGKIGLFGGAGVGKTVLIQEMIYRVANNHDGVSVFAGVGERTREGNDLIDEMSDSGVIDKTALVFGQMDEPPGTRLRVALAGLTMAEYFRDVQKQDVLFFIDNIFRFTQAGSEVSTLLGRMPSAVGYQPNLADEMGLLQERITSTRGHSITSMQAIYVPADDLTDPAPATTFAHLDATTVLSRPISEKGIYPAVDPLDSTSRILDPRYIAKDHYDTAMRVKNILQKYKDLQDIIAILGMDELGEEDKLVVSRARRVERFLSQNTHVAKQFTGVDGSDVPLDESIAAFNAICDGEFDHFPEQAFFLCGGIEDLKANAKELGVS; encoded by the coding sequence ATGACGACCAGTGTGGAGACGGCCGTCGCGACGGGCCGCGTCGCCCGGGTGATCGGCCCGGTCGTCGACGTGGAGTTCCCCGTCGACGCGATGCCGGACATTTACAACGCGCTGCACGTGGACATCGACGACCCGGCCGAGGAGGGCACGCGCAAGACGCTGACCCTCGAGGTCGCCCAGCACCTGGGTGACGGCCTGGTCCGCGCGATCTCCATGCAGCCCACCGACGGCCTGGTGCGCCAGGCCGCGGTGACCGACACCGGCGAGGGCATCAAGGTCCCCGTCGGCGACTTCACCAAGGGCAAGGTGTTCAACACCCTCGGCGAGGTGCTGAACAAGCCGGAGGAGAACGCCAACATCGGCGAGCGCTGGGCGATCCACCGCACCGCGCCGAGGTTCGACGAGCTCGAGTCGAAGACCGAGATGTTCGAGACCGGCATCAAGGTCATCGACCTGCTGACCCCGTACGTCAAGGGCGGCAAGATCGGCCTGTTCGGTGGTGCCGGTGTCGGCAAGACGGTGCTCATCCAGGAGATGATCTACCGCGTCGCCAACAACCACGACGGTGTCTCGGTGTTCGCCGGTGTCGGTGAGCGCACCCGTGAGGGCAACGACCTCATCGACGAGATGAGCGACTCGGGCGTCATCGACAAGACCGCGCTGGTCTTCGGCCAGATGGACGAGCCCCCGGGGACCCGTCTGCGCGTCGCGCTCGCCGGCCTGACGATGGCCGAGTACTTCCGCGACGTCCAGAAGCAGGACGTGCTGTTCTTCATCGACAACATCTTCCGCTTCACGCAGGCCGGTTCCGAGGTCTCCACGCTGCTCGGCCGCATGCCCTCCGCGGTGGGCTACCAGCCGAACCTGGCCGACGAGATGGGTCTCCTCCAGGAGCGCATCACCTCGACCCGTGGTCACTCCATCACCTCGATGCAGGCGATCTACGTCCCCGCCGACGACCTCACGGACCCGGCCCCGGCGACCACCTTCGCGCACCTCGACGCGACGACGGTGCTCTCCCGCCCGATCTCCGAGAAGGGCATCTACCCGGCCGTGGACCCGCTGGACTCCACGTCCCGCATCCTGGACCCGCGGTACATCGCGAAGGACCACTACGACACCGCCATGCGGGTCAAGAACATCCTTCAGAAGTACAAGGACCTCCAGGACATCATCGCCATCCTCGGTATGGACGAGCTGGGCGAGGAGGACAAGCTGGTCGTCTCGCGCGCCCGTCGCGTCGAGCGCTTCCTGTCCCAGAACACCCACGTCGCCAAGCAGTTCACCGGCGTGGACGGCTCGGACGTGCCGCTGGACGAGTCGATCGCGGCCTTCAACGCGATCTGCGACGGCGAGTTCGACCACTTCCCGGAGCAGGCGTTCTTCCTCTGCGGTGGCATCGAGGACCTGAAGGCCAACGCCAAGGAGCTGGGCGTCTCCTGA
- the atpB gene encoding F0F1 ATP synthase subunit A, translating to MSADPTQVLAFETDCHIFDGCGFPAPGLHSFLFKPLWGDGDSNLYFNKTMLLALVGSIIIVGFFWAAFRKPKVVPGKLQMVAESGYDFIRRGVVYETMGKKEGEKWVPLIVSLFFFVWMMNLWSVIPVAQFPVTAIISYPAVLALLVYVTWISLTFKRHGWSGFWKNVTGFDKSLGPVAYLAAVIELFSNLLVRPFTHAVRLFANMFAGHTLILLFTIASWYLLNGVGIAYAGVSFIMTLVMTAFELFIQALQAYVFVLLTVTYLQGAVAEHH from the coding sequence GTGAGTGCTGACCCGACGCAGGTGCTCGCCTTCGAGACCGACTGCCACATCTTCGACGGATGCGGTTTCCCGGCCCCGGGCCTGCACTCGTTCCTGTTCAAGCCGCTCTGGGGCGACGGGGACAGCAATCTTTACTTCAACAAGACGATGCTGCTCGCCCTCGTGGGCTCGATCATCATCGTCGGCTTCTTCTGGGCCGCCTTCCGCAAGCCGAAGGTCGTCCCCGGCAAGCTCCAGATGGTCGCCGAGTCCGGCTACGACTTCATCCGGCGCGGGGTCGTCTACGAGACGATGGGCAAGAAGGAGGGCGAGAAGTGGGTTCCGCTCATCGTCTCCCTCTTCTTCTTCGTCTGGATGATGAACCTCTGGTCGGTCATCCCGGTCGCCCAGTTCCCGGTCACCGCGATCATCTCGTACCCCGCGGTCCTCGCTCTCCTCGTCTACGTGACCTGGATCAGCCTGACCTTCAAGCGGCACGGCTGGTCCGGCTTCTGGAAGAACGTCACCGGCTTCGACAAGTCGCTCGGCCCGGTCGCCTACCTCGCCGCCGTCATCGAGCTGTTCTCGAACCTGCTCGTGCGTCCCTTCACGCACGCGGTGCGACTCTTCGCCAACATGTTCGCGGGCCACACGCTGATCCTGCTCTTCACCATCGCGAGCTGGTACCTGCTCAACGGCGTCGGGATCGCGTACGCGGGCGTCTCGTTCATCATGACGCTCGTGATGACCGCCTTCGAGCTGTTCATCCAGGCACTTCAGGCGTACGTCTTCGTGCTGCTGACCGTGACCTACCTCCAGGGCGCCGTCGCCGAGCACCACTGA
- a CDS encoding F0F1 ATP synthase subunit epsilon has protein sequence MAAELHVELVAADRSVWSGEATLVVARTTSGDIGVMPGHQPILGVLESGPVTIRTTEGGTVVVAVHGGFLSFADNKLSLLAEIAELSEEIDVQRAERALERAKSDADAHAERRAEVRLRAAASH, from the coding sequence TTGGCTGCTGAACTGCATGTCGAGCTGGTGGCCGCGGACCGCAGTGTCTGGTCCGGCGAGGCCACCCTCGTCGTCGCCCGCACCACCTCCGGCGACATCGGCGTCATGCCCGGTCACCAGCCGATCCTTGGTGTGCTGGAGTCGGGCCCGGTGACGATCCGTACCACCGAGGGCGGCACCGTCGTCGTCGCGGTGCACGGCGGCTTCCTGTCCTTCGCGGACAACAAGCTGTCCCTGCTCGCGGAGATCGCGGAGCTGTCCGAGGAGATCGACGTCCAGCGTGCCGAGCGCGCGCTGGAGCGTGCGAAGTCCGACGCGGACGCCCACGCCGAGCGCCGGGCCGAGGTCCGGCTGCGGGCGGCGGCGTCGCACTGA
- a CDS encoding glycoside hydrolase family 18 chitinase, with translation MSSGTPRRPGRLRNRVLAGLTTLILPLTALVGLGASPAQAAGGATASYTRTQDWGSGFEGKWTVKNTGTTALNGWTLEWDFPSGTKVTSAWDADVTNSGDHWTAKNKSWAGSLAPGATVSFGFNGTGSGSPAGCKLNGGSCDGTTTPGDTPPTAPGTPTASAITDTSAKLSWGAASDDKGVKNYDVLRDGTKVATVTTTSYTDSSLKAGTDYSYTVQARDTADQTGPVSGAVKVRTTGGGGTDPGNPGTGGDKVKLGYFTEWGVYDRNYHVKNLETSGSAGKITHINYSFGNVTGGKCVMGDSYAATDKAYTADQSVDGVADTWDQPLRGNFNQLRKLKAKHPGLKVLWSFGGWTWSGGFTDAAKNPTAFAQSCKQLVEDPRWADVFDGIDIDWEYPNACGLSCDTSGPAALKNLASALRTTFGKDYLVTAAITADGSAGGKIDAADYAGASQSFDWYNVMTYDFFGAWAAQGPTAPHSPLTSYNGIPTAGFNSADAIAKLKAQGVPAAKLLLGIGFYGRGWTGVTQDAPGGTATGPAPGKYEQGIEDYKVLKTSCPATGTIAGTAYAHCGTQWWSYDTPATIKSKMAWAKSQNLGGAFFWEFSGDTSNGELVSAINDGLK, from the coding sequence TTGAGTTCAGGAACCCCCCGCAGACCGGGCCGTCTGCGCAACAGAGTCCTCGCCGGACTCACGACCCTGATCCTCCCCCTGACCGCCCTCGTCGGCCTCGGCGCCTCCCCCGCCCAGGCCGCCGGCGGGGCCACCGCGAGCTACACCCGTACCCAGGACTGGGGCAGCGGCTTCGAGGGCAAGTGGACGGTGAAGAACACCGGCACCACGGCACTGAACGGCTGGACCCTGGAGTGGGACTTCCCCTCCGGCACCAAGGTCACCTCGGCCTGGGACGCGGACGTCACCAACTCGGGCGACCACTGGACCGCGAAGAACAAGAGCTGGGCGGGCAGCCTCGCCCCCGGCGCCACCGTCTCCTTCGGCTTCAACGGCACGGGCTCCGGCTCCCCCGCCGGGTGCAAGCTCAACGGCGGTTCGTGCGACGGGACGACGACCCCCGGCGACACCCCGCCCACCGCGCCGGGCACCCCGACCGCCTCGGCGATCACCGACACCTCCGCGAAGCTGAGCTGGGGCGCCGCGAGCGACGACAAGGGCGTCAAGAACTACGACGTGCTGCGCGACGGCACGAAGGTCGCGACGGTGACGACGACCTCGTACACCGACTCCTCCCTCAAGGCCGGTACGGACTACTCGTACACCGTGCAGGCGCGGGACACCGCCGACCAGACGGGCCCCGTCTCGGGCGCCGTCAAGGTCCGCACGACGGGCGGCGGCGGCACCGACCCGGGCAACCCGGGCACGGGCGGCGACAAGGTCAAGCTCGGGTACTTCACCGAGTGGGGCGTCTACGACCGCAACTACCACGTGAAGAACCTGGAGACCTCGGGCTCCGCCGGGAAGATCACGCACATCAACTACTCGTTCGGGAACGTCACCGGCGGCAAGTGCGTCATGGGCGACTCCTACGCGGCCACCGACAAGGCGTACACCGCCGACCAGTCCGTGGACGGCGTGGCCGACACCTGGGACCAGCCGCTGCGCGGCAACTTCAACCAGCTCCGCAAGCTCAAGGCCAAGCACCCCGGCCTGAAGGTCCTGTGGTCCTTCGGCGGCTGGACCTGGTCCGGCGGCTTCACCGACGCGGCGAAGAACCCGACGGCCTTCGCGCAGTCCTGCAAGCAGCTCGTCGAGGACCCGCGCTGGGCCGATGTCTTCGACGGCATCGACATCGACTGGGAGTACCCGAACGCGTGCGGCCTCAGCTGTGACACGAGCGGCCCGGCCGCGCTCAAGAACCTCGCCTCCGCGCTCCGTACGACCTTCGGCAAGGACTACCTCGTCACCGCCGCGATCACGGCGGACGGCAGCGCGGGCGGCAAGATCGACGCCGCCGACTACGCGGGCGCCTCGCAGTCCTTCGACTGGTACAACGTCATGACGTACGACTTCTTCGGCGCCTGGGCGGCGCAGGGCCCGACCGCTCCGCACTCCCCGCTCACCTCGTACAACGGCATCCCGACGGCCGGCTTCAACTCCGCCGACGCCATCGCGAAGCTCAAGGCGCAGGGCGTCCCGGCCGCCAAGCTCCTGCTCGGCATCGGCTTCTACGGGCGCGGCTGGACCGGCGTCACGCAGGACGCCCCCGGCGGCACCGCGACCGGGCCCGCGCCCGGCAAGTACGAGCAGGGCATCGAGGACTACAAGGTGCTCAAGACGAGCTGCCCGGCCACCGGCACGATCGCGGGCACGGCGTACGCCCACTGCGGGACCCAGTGGTGGAGCTACGACACCCCCGCGACGATCAAGAGCAAGATGGCGTGGGCCAAGAGCCAGAACCTCGGCGGCGCCTTCTTCTGGGAGTTCAGCGGCGACACCAGCAACGGCGAACTCGTCTCGGCGATCAACGACGGCCTGAAGTAA
- a CDS encoding DUF2550 domain-containing protein, whose protein sequence is MFLTLLVCGLVVVLVAAGLFVFGLRRRLIQRSGGTFDCSLRWNAPPRGDTGGKGWIYGVARYNGDRVAWFRVFSYSPRPRRLLERSEIEVTDRRLPEGEEELALLSDAVVLGCLHRGTRLELAMSEDALTGFLAWLEAAPPGQRVNVA, encoded by the coding sequence GTGTTCCTCACTCTGCTTGTGTGCGGGCTGGTCGTGGTCCTGGTGGCGGCCGGTCTGTTCGTCTTCGGGCTGCGCAGGCGGCTCATCCAGCGCTCGGGCGGCACCTTCGACTGCTCGCTGCGGTGGAACGCGCCGCCGCGCGGCGACACGGGCGGCAAGGGCTGGATCTACGGGGTCGCCCGCTACAACGGCGACCGGGTCGCGTGGTTCCGCGTCTTCTCGTACTCGCCCCGCCCGCGCCGGCTCCTGGAGCGCTCCGAGATCGAGGTGACCGACCGGCGCCTGCCGGAGGGCGAGGAGGAACTCGCGCTCCTGTCGGACGCGGTGGTGCTCGGCTGCCTCCACCGGGGCACCCGGCTCGAACTGGCGATGAGCGAGGACGCGCTGACCGGTTTCCTCGCCTGGCTGGAGGCGGCCCCTCCGGGGCAGCGCGTGAACGTGGCGTAG
- a CDS encoding F0F1 ATP synthase subunit B has translation MSSLLMLAAEDAENPLVPPIPELVIGALAFVIVFGLLAWKLLPNINKVLDERREAIEGGMEKAEAARTEADSVLEQYKAQLAEARHEAARLRSEAQEQGATLIAEMRAEGQRQREEIIAAGHTQIEADRKAAATTLRQDVGRLATELAGKLVGESLEDHARQSRTIDRFLDELDAKAEAAR, from the coding sequence GTGAGCTCACTGCTGATGCTCGCGGCTGAGGACGCGGAGAACCCCCTCGTCCCGCCGATCCCCGAGCTGGTCATCGGCGCCCTCGCCTTCGTCATCGTCTTCGGCCTCCTCGCCTGGAAGCTCCTCCCGAACATCAACAAGGTTCTGGACGAGCGCCGTGAGGCCATCGAGGGCGGGATGGAGAAGGCCGAGGCCGCTCGTACCGAGGCCGACAGCGTGCTGGAGCAGTACAAGGCCCAGCTCGCCGAGGCCCGCCACGAGGCCGCCCGGCTGCGGTCCGAGGCGCAGGAACAGGGCGCCACGCTCATCGCCGAGATGCGCGCGGAAGGCCAGCGGCAGCGTGAGGAGATCATCGCCGCCGGCCACACCCAGATCGAGGCGGACCGCAAGGCCGCAGCGACCACCCTGCGTCAGGACGTCGGCCGCCTCGCGACCGAACTGGCCGGCAAGCTGGTCGGCGAGTCCCTGGAGGACCACGCCCGCCAGAGCCGCACGATCGACCGTTTCCTCGACGAACTCGACGCGAAGGCTGAGGCGGCACGATGA
- a CDS encoding F0F1 ATP synthase subunit gamma, translated as MGAQLRVYKRRIRSVSATKKITKAMEMIAASRIVKAQRKVAASTPYATELTRAVTAVATGSNTQHPLTTEAEKPVRSAVLVLASDRGLAGAFNANALKQAERLTAKLEAAGRTVDIYVVGRRGIAHYNFRERALAGSWTGFTDEPTYADAKTVAAPLIEAIEKDTAEGGVDELHLVYTEFVSMMTQTARDDRLLPLSLDEVKEEAAPEGEIRPLFEFEPSAEDVLDALLPRYVESRIYNALLQSAASKHAATRRAMKSATDNAGELINTLSRLANQARQAEITQEISEIVGGSSALADANAGSEK; from the coding sequence ATGGGAGCCCAGCTCCGGGTCTACAAGCGGCGTATCCGGTCCGTCTCGGCGACCAAGAAGATCACCAAGGCGATGGAGATGATCGCCGCCTCGCGCATCGTCAAGGCGCAGCGCAAGGTGGCGGCGTCGACCCCGTACGCGACCGAGCTGACCCGCGCGGTCACGGCGGTCGCGACCGGCTCGAACACGCAGCACCCGCTGACCACCGAGGCCGAGAAGCCCGTCCGCAGCGCCGTCCTGGTTCTCGCCAGCGACCGCGGTCTGGCCGGTGCCTTCAACGCCAACGCGCTCAAGCAGGCGGAGCGGCTGACCGCGAAGCTGGAGGCCGCGGGCCGCACGGTCGACATCTATGTCGTCGGCCGGCGCGGCATCGCGCACTACAACTTCCGTGAGCGTGCCCTCGCGGGTTCGTGGACCGGCTTCACGGACGAGCCGACCTACGCGGACGCCAAGACGGTGGCAGCGCCGCTGATCGAGGCCATCGAGAAGGACACGGCGGAGGGCGGCGTGGACGAACTCCACCTCGTCTACACCGAGTTCGTCTCGATGATGACGCAGACCGCGCGGGACGACCGGCTCCTGCCGCTCAGCCTCGACGAGGTCAAGGAGGAAGCGGCGCCGGAGGGCGAGATCCGTCCGCTCTTCGAGTTCGAGCCCTCGGCCGAGGACGTCCTCGACGCCCTGCTGCCGCGGTACGTCGAGAGCAGGATCTACAACGCGCTGCTCCAGTCCGCCGCCTCCAAGCACGCTGCCACGCGGCGCGCGATGAAGTCGGCCACGGACAACGCCGGAGAGCTGATCAACACGCTGTCCCGGCTTGCCAACCAGGCCCGCCAGGCCGAAATCACCCAGGAAATCAGCGAGATCGTCGGTGGCTCCAGTGCCCTGGCCGACGCGAACGCGGGGAGTGAAAAGTAA